CAAAGAAAACTAAAATCATCTTGTACGCTTGGTTCTGATCTCAGGTTACCTAACAGACATATGACACAAAAGTATCTATGAGAGCAGTGCAAATACAAAAGCTCCATGAAAGgggagaaatttaaaaaaaaaaagcctgtgtgGGTTTTCTCAGCGGCTGTTTACTATTTTGCCTTCTGGCAGATGAAAAAAGTTATCTTCTTTGAGTTTAAGATGTTCTGGTAGATCTAGTTGTCTTTTCGCTTCTTCAATATCTTCCTGAATTGCCGAAATGAGTGCATCTGAAAAAGATAAGAATAGGGATATTTAAAAGTTGGTGTGTATTCTGAACAGAGTAACAAGTGAAAAGAAGGCACCACAAAATATCAAACAACAACCACAGAAGTAGAATATAACTATGAAATTTGAAAGGCAGaattctctgcttttaaaacGTCTTTTTTTAACATGCTAAAGATACATTTTTACACATTACCATCACTATCCTCTTCGTTTGTCAAAAGACACGTTAACAGTTCTGTTTCAATACtaacaaaactgcattttaagaagaaattaataCACTTGACTTTCATGACAAGCCCACGATTTTAATATTACTCCTCAGACAAGTGAAAGAAAAGCGGATGTTTTTAGTGTGATACTACGAAAATATGCACgtgtagggttttttgtttttaaattatggaaACACTTTACTGAAATTTAAAGGTTAACCAATAAAACACCTCATAATGGAAGGAGGTACAGCGAAGACACAAAACTTGTATGAGTAAGGCAAAAAAGAAACTAGTTTGAGGGAGACCTCCAATACTGACCTAAGGAATCAAAGTTTTTTTCCGGTCGAATGTATCCAGTTATGACTATACTAAGAATTTCTCCATAAAAGTCTTCTTTGAAGGTGTGGATAATGTGTGTTTCCTAAAGGAAGATAAGTAAGTGGACAATTATTATGAACTCAAgagtttatttctctgtctgtAACCATTTAAGCCTAATACCCGCCACTCAAATTCTCCTCaacagataaaaaataaaaaggacatTTAGTATAGCATATATAATCCAAAATTAAAAGGCCATGGCTTTAGTTTGTATTAGGAAATAGAACTACACTCTgcagggaattaaaaaaattactccCTCAAAAAGTgtataaagagaaaaagaaagaaaaaaagaaaaaacacacaaacaaacaaaataaacaaacatcaCCAAaactacaaacaaacaaaaacccaaaccaaaaagcccccaaaccaaacaaaaagacccaacaaacaaattttaaaaaacccaaaaccctcACCCCCAGACACCAGGAGAAATGCTTCAAAACTTCTCAGAGGTAGGATTTCCAAGGCaggaaatattaatatttcatcaACAAGTGGATACATTAAACTAACTATGAAGATTTTGACAGAAGTAGTTGGCTCAAGGAGAGCTTTTACAACTATCTTCTAAGGGAACTgaacaagaaaattaaagagCAAGTCCAGACAAAGACACAGTTCCACCTGACACTCAAAACTTTTTTACGTACAACTTCAGCTCCAAAATAGGCCAAGCCATAGCATCTGCCAGCAAAGCTATCATTTGGGAAGCTTTTAACTATTTGCTCAGCAAAGTTATCTGCAAAAAAACTTTTAAGTATACATTTGTCTAACATACACACTTAGAAGTAGAGATTCacatagaaataaaattgttttaaacaaataaaagagaACTCTGCAAGACTCAGGAAAGACTCAGGAAGACTCAGCACCTGAGAGcgaaaaaaaaccaacccacagATGTCCCAGATCAGGATTTTAATTTCTCCATCCTTACATCCTTATATGCcttcaaatatttattctgtACATTATGCCACAGCATGTCATGTATGGATTCCATCATGTAAGAGAcgaattaattaaaaataattacaaattaaGCTGCCCAACATCTCCTGTCTGAAATGGAGATACATTGCACAGAACAACAGACTACTACTGTGTTCCAGCTTATGCTAGGGCTCTCATAACCAGTAAATTCAATGCATTACAATGCGTACACCAAGTTTATGCTCAATTTGCTATCAGCAAGTCGAGCAACCATCATTTCAAGCactattatattttaattttggaagTAGTTACGAAATGGtggaacagaagaaagaaaaactttatTCAACTTCATCTGCACACTCTCTGGCTAAAgagtatatttttttcagaatataaaTATTGTATAGGTAACAACTGCATTCCTAATGGTGCACAAATTCCTAGACATCACTCATCAATCAAATTCTGTGTATCTTGTTAAAATTCATCCAGTCTTTTATTACAATAAAAATtgcacaaaaagcaaaattcttaCCACTGATTTCTTAATATTCTTATAGAAGGGATTCCATCCTATGCTCAAAACCATTTTATGCACATCTCCATTTCCAACACAGGCCCATCCATAGTATATACCAGTAGGGATATCAGATGGAAAGCTTTCAACTACTTGCTCAGAAAAGTTAGCTGTAAAAATTGTATAAAGTGTGAATGACTCCATGTAAGTCAAGTATACAACAAGATCTTCAAATACTTATAAGCCACACTCTGCCTACATACTATTTACAAACATAACACTggtgatgataataataatgcaACATACCATTGCAAAGTACAAAACAGCTTCATAAAATGCAGTCACTATGTCAATGCCAGAGTTATTACATCTCCTACATACGTACACACTGTATTGTatagttttctttctcttctgcagtAGTAATTAATAAATATGTCATACATACAGCCAGAACATATTTCATTATTAGGACAATTACCACAGTTTTACTATGatgaaaaatgagaggaaaaaatcaaCTGCACTATAATATAGCATCTCAGAACTATTTATTAGTAACGTATTTGCTGATTAAATAAATTATGTAGAAGCAAATGTGATAATTGTTTAGTCATCTGTCAATCTGCTGTTCCCTTTCAGAGGCATCTATGGATTTGAGATTTCCTTTGAAAACTACAAATTTACAGTAGAACAAAATTTCCTTTTGATTCAATTTAACGTTCTCTCAAAATTACTATCCTACCTCTACTTTGCAGCTGAACAGATCTCTTCACACAAGATACCAAATTGATTTGGAAGAATAGACGGTTACCAAACTTTTATCAAACCTCACAGACAGTAACAGCTTACTTTCCCTGTTCCCAAATACCAACACATCATTTATAAACAATCAAgacaaaaatgtgaaatgttcTCAGAAACAGACGTCAAAAACCAGCACCGCAAGGGTGGTCTTATAAAGTTTCATGTCTGTTAAATATGATTACTGACTTTCAGCGTCTCTCTAAGTAAGATCGAAATTCTCTTGCAGTATTCATCTGCCTGCACTTAGACAGCTAAAACAGAGATGGgcaatagaaaaatatattcccTGTAGGACAAGCCCACCTGCTGTTTCAAACTCTGCTTTACTCCCCTTGAACTTTCTTCCTTGCAGCGATTCCCAATGCCTACTCCCTTTCTTATTCCCATTGGAGGTTTATGAGAAGGGATATTTTCCCTGGCTGCCACACCACTGCACCGAGAATGTGACATTTATCTACATCCCGTACATCGTGACGATCACTAGATGAGGAAAGGAACAAACATCATGATTCACGGAAACCTCTTTACAGGCTGGGGTGCAGAGAATAACACACGGGAAGGAGCAAGACTAAGCAGTGTAGGAGGCGGGGGAAAAAGCGTCAGGAAAGCGCTGGTAGGTACCAAGGCAGGGCCGTTCTCGGAAAGCGCAAGTCACACTAGcgcagctgtgcagggcagcgGGGCGGCCGCCGAGGTCAGGCGAGCTTAGTCACCGCTGCTTGGCAGGAGCACGGCGCGGCTCCGCTCGAGGGCGCAGCAGTGCCCGGCTGCAGAACGCCCGGCCCGCGGTCTCGCCCCCGCGACCCGGCGAGCACCCCCGACCCCACGGCTGGGCCCAGCAGCGCGGACACGCCGCCCGTGATGTTCCGAGAAGGTCTGCCCTCCGCCCCCGCTCACCGGTGGGGATGCCCAGCTCCTTGGAGCCCCTGCCGAAGCCCTTCACCACCTCCCCGCGGCAGAAGTACGGCAGGTGCCTCATGGCCCCGCGCTGAGGCGCCGGCggcccgctcccgccgcgccgccgcgccGCTCACCACCGCCCCCGCACGGGGCGCTACCAACGGCAGGGGAGGAACCGCGCGAGACGCACAGCGCTCCGGCGGCTCCTCCCCCCAGAGTGGACGCGCCCGCGCCGCATGCCCAGTGTGCTCGCCGGGGGACGGCGAtcgcggccgcggcggggcggggcggagcAGGACGGCGAtcgcggccgcggcggggcggggcggagcAGGACGGCGATCCTGGCCGGGGCGGAGCAGGACGGCGATCGCGGCCGGGGCGGAGCAGGGTGGCGATCCTGGCCGGGGCGGAGCAGGGTGGCGAtcgcggccggggcggggcggagcAGGACGGCGATCCTGGCCGGGGCGGAGCAGGACGGCGAtcgcggccgcggcggggcggggcggagcAGGACGGCGATCGCGGCCGGGGCGGAGCAGGGTGGCGATCCTGGCCGGGGCGGAGCAGGGTGGCGAtcgcggccggggcggggcggagcAGGACGGTGATCCTGGCCGGGGCGGAGCAGGACGGTGATCCTGGCCGGGGCGGAGCAGGGTGGCGATcccggccggggcggggcggagcTGGATGGCGATCCCCCCATCGGGGCGGAGCTGGGTGGTGATCccggccgcggcgggcgggcggcgctgaGGGCCGCTGTCACTCTTCAGGGTCGCCGCTGTGCCCACGAGTTATTTCTGCCCACGAGTTTCGTCCCTCTCGGTTCTCCGCGGGCAGGCTGAGTCCGGCGCGTCCTGCAGTTTCTTCGGTGGAAGCCGCCGTGACAGCTGCGACTGTTGCGCACCAGCTGCCACGTCCCGACCCTCTTACCTGAAAAGCTGCACCTCGCACCTCGCGCTCACGCGTGGAGATAGGGAATGTTGCTCCCTCAGTAGCCCTAGATTTGCATTTTCGCTCAGAAAAGGCCAGATGCATCAGTGCACAGCAGATATTCAGGAAAGCCGCGGGTGTCGGAGCCCAGCACAGGTCGTTTTGTGACATGCTCCACTGAACGGCAGATGCttgcttaaaacaaaacaaaaccaataatCCGAACAACCAAACCCCAACAGCAAATCGaactaaaaccaaaccaagacCCCAAACCATTTTTACTCATCTCTGCTTTACCAAGGTGTTCATGTCCCCCGGCTATCACCGCTGCAAGTGCAGGGATCTCCTttggaaaaaagcagcaagacaGCAATGCTCCTTCTGTGCTCactcaaaggaaaatgaaggatAGCTGAGCAGTTCCTTCACTTCCTGTCTCCTGTTGCTTTTCATGTTGATAAAGCTTATTAATGTATTTAGATAATTAGCACTTGTTGTTCTATTGCCCTGAATGATCCaactaaaataaatttgatACTGCATGAGTTCAAAATAGTATTGTGAAAGATGTCCATAATCTTGGTAAGTTACAgaccagccagcccagcagcagacaGTCTCTTTGTGTCAGTGATACTACAGGCCTTTTGAGTTCTGGGGCCTCattcagcactgctgtgctgcacataaGCATATTTGTGTTTAAACACATAACCTTTATCCAGAAACACCATCCAGAAAATCCTCGAAGGGAATTggcactttattttctttcctccattCTAGAACACAGTTTCTAATTTCAACAGTTTGATATaagtcataaaaatatttcaggactTACCTGAGATTTGGTTTGCTgttttttaatgtggaaaagCAATGTAAACACCTATGGCTTGTGCTTCTATTTAATTGTATTCCAagtaaataactttttaaaattggaCTTTTTCTGAGAAACTCACTTATATCTCATATTATAAAGCACTGACTGTTCATGGAAGTTGTGAACACAAACTGTTTTATATAAGAAAGCCAAAAAAGTGATTTTGCATCAAACTTatcctcttctttccttctttagTTTCTGTCAATGTCATCCTTTTCATGATAACACTTAAATTCATTACTTCAGTTTGAGTAGCTTTGATTGTCTTAGAGAATGACCATAGGTGTAGCTGGCACTTACAACAGGATGGTGATGGTATAAGAAGAAAAAGCGGAAGAGAAAGACATCCTAAGTATGCTACCATCAGGTCAATTCTGTTCTGCTGTCTCTGAGTGTATAGAGAATAACAAAGAGTGTTTAAAGTGCTGTTTCGTGATGGATGTATCTTGGATATGAAGTCTAAATCCTGAAGTCATTGCCTAGTTGCTTAACTAATGACAGACATTAACAGCTGACAGTGTGACTGCACGGCTATCAGCATTGCTAGtttattttaactgaaaagCAAGAAACGTAAACAAAACCCCTCTGTTTTCTGGAATGAGTTTCCTCAGGATTTCAAGGACATAAACACTTGtgttcttcctccttttccccatgctttttttttttttttcttttttttcttttttttttctttttttttttctttttttttttttcttttttttttctttttaaccaaTCCATCTTTTCAGAACAGATGATGTTGTTCCTGTGATATCCACACGATGGCACGCAATGACTTCTTTTTCAGCGCCTGTAGGTTTGGGCAAAAGGTTTACAATATCAGTAACTGAGAAGACCTTGAGGACTACTAAATCaaggaagtatttttttaagaactgtGTGGTTAAGAATTTCACAGAAGTCTTAACTGACGACTTCTATGTCACTCTCTCAAACAGTTGTACCATTAATAAATTTTATCAGTAATCATGATGGGCTGCCATGATCCAGCTGAAACATTAGCCATCCTTCATACTATGTCCTCATTCTTCATTTCTTATTAAATATACTAGTTCATATTGCAGGGAGGGGGAATCTTGAACAAGTAGAACTTAACTTCTACTGAAATTTAGAGTAGTTAACTCTGCTAAAATTTAATAATCTTCCAAAAACATAATCAAATTTTAGTGATGAACATGTCTGCTAGCATTGTCAGTCAAGACAAGAACAATTTGATAGTTCCTACCTCCAAGTAAGAAAAATCAGGTGCTATTTCAGGCAGCTAGAGAAGAACTTCTGTTCCCTAATTATACTACTTTACCTATAGTTATTGTCagtgaaaaagtatttttcactttttctagGATATACACACAGCCACAGAAACCAGAATAAGGAAAAGAGAGCATGTGTTATGTTACGTGAGTAGGGCCCATATCAGGTTACCTAACTGAACATTAGTTTGAGGACTCATCATACTAATCAACATTTAATGCAGAGTAAAACATACTCTGTTCATCTTGTTATGCAGTAAAACATAAGACTGGTACCACATCACAACCCTGTGCCAGAGTCTCTGTCTCTTACTACTCTGCTGCAAAAGCCTGCATTCCCATGCAAGGCTTAAGATGAGAGCAGGAATATCATGTTTCCTTCATGTGGTGTAGAAAAATAGCAGAACCATATCTGTTGGATACTGGAATATTTTAGGGCTGTCCCAGCCAAACTGGAAATTCTGGTTACACCAGGCTCAGTGAAATATTCAGGAGCTGACTCAGAGCAAAGAGTGACATGTAGTAGCATTTTAGCCAGTTCTTCAGAAGTTGCCATTCACAGCACAACAAAACACTCATTGATTCAGGAGTTCAATTCAAGGACGCTCTGGCACTCCTTATTTTTAGTGTGCTGAAAACAGGTGATGAAATCACAGATATGTACAAAACACTCTTGCTAGAATATCTAATACCTGCTTTGAAAGtactttttctgtatttaagtCTGGAATAGAAAACCATGAAAgtaattcttttcctttttttaaaaaaaattatctttatttttagcaGTCTAAAAAGTTTTCTTCTAGTTCAAGAGACCACTTTCTTCCAGGAAAAATACCTGCACATTACGGTGAAGCAACAGGTACTATGAATGTCTGTTTAGTAAGACATAGCTGATATTATCTGCTGAATATCTGATAATTGCATAAAGTTCTAAGAACTGCCATTTGTATGTACTAAATTGTGCGTGAAAGACAAAACTGGTGCATTTCAGATATTATAGAAATATTACATAAAGGCGTAAAACTTGATGCTTTTTGAAAGTTTTTGTCAATTCTCAAGAATTCCTTCAGCTTTTGAATCCCTGTTTCTCTCTCTGGAGTCTTTTCTCCACACCAAATCCTCAATTAGCTCCTTGAAAGATACACAGCATTGCTTTCAGATAGCTTCCCATTGTCTCAACACAGCATTGCATTGTGCCATGTGGACATGCTTCGTGTTTAGTGCTCAAAATTCTCTAAATTTTAATACTTCTGAAGCAaccaagcttttctttttttcttgttcttttaaagcttttaaatgcattttaagtCCCTCCCTCTTTGTCCATTTTCCAAAAATGGTTGAATATATGTCTCAGATTAATTAACTGTGAATAACTGATTAGGTTGAATACTATGATGGCCATCTGAATGGCAGGTGTATtgtcacactttttttttttttcagccacaGTTGACCCAGATCAAATTGTTTGTGACCAATCTGTCCCGTATTAAAAAAGCAACCTTCAATTAATCGTTTGGCAAAATATTCAGGAGAATCCTACCTACAGAGGCTTTGGCAGCACAAGGAAATAATGTAGGGCAAGGCAACTCAGGCAGCTTACCACCTTTAAGATAGCAAAATGAGATTCTCTTAGGTTTGACAGACTCTGGTCAAAAATATCTTGCATTTCTCAACAGTCAACAGATTGGTATCAGGAGTCTCACAGTGGAATGCAGAAGAACTAGACTGGGGATCTAGGTCATGAAGGTTAGGAGATGTTTACTGTATTGTCATGATGTTTGTAGATGAATGGATGTTAAGCAACTGGGAGGCCAGTGTCAAGCTACTTCTGTAGAAATGGTATGCAAGAAATGTAGGAAATGGTGTGTAAGAAATGTGTTACAGGAAGTAACTTAGAGAGCTGAGATGTATTAAGAAAGTTATAAACAAATAATAAACAATGGGACAGGCAATGGATTTTTCAGCTCATTGAATTTAAGAAATACCAGGAATAACTCAATTACAGGTCTTGGTGACTGCATAATTTCTACTTCCCATAAGTtgtaaagcaaacaaaacttagataccaaaatattttctgaccTAGAACTTAATACGACTTGGCTCTTATTTTCTACCTCCCATGGGGAAAAATAGAAGACAAAGGTGCTAAAGGTTTATAGAAAAAGGCAATCACTCAGAGGGAAAAGCCTGTTAGAAGGGCATAAGCTCAAGTGGGAATGAGtatggaaataaaaaggagcAGATATTTGATGTTCATGAAGCTTCTTAAGTTTGGGAACACTTTACAGAAGAAAGTAAATCAGTTTGTCAAAACTGTTTGTCTTTACTGTAGAAACTGGTTTCATAACGacataaaagataaaaagattGAACCAGTAACCACTGAATTAATTAATGGAAATTAATGTTCTTCATGAAGAACAGTACACTCTCAAAACCACAA
This genomic window from Prinia subflava isolate CZ2003 ecotype Zambia chromosome Z, Cam_Psub_1.2, whole genome shotgun sequence contains:
- the RFK gene encoding riboflavin kinase → MRHLPYFCRGEVVKGFGRGSKELGIPTANFSEQVVESFPSDIPTGIYYGWACVGNGDVHKMVLSIGWNPFYKNIKKSVETHIIHTFKEDFYGEILSIVITGYIRPEKNFDSLDALISAIQEDIEEAKRQLDLPEHLKLKEDNFFHLPEGKIVNSR